DNA sequence from the Shewanella piezotolerans WP3 genome:
CTGGTGCATACACCCGCATAGGCGAAGCTTCTGGTATTTGGGCCATGATAGTTTCTACCGTTTATATGGTGGGGTTGTCACTCGCCATTGCAGCGCCAATCGGCATAATGACCGCAATATACTTAACTGAATATGCGGCGCCTGGCAGTAAAGTCGTTAAAACCATTCGTTTCTGTACCGAATCACTCGCAGGGATCCCCTCGATTGTTTACGGTCTATTTGGCATGACGTTCTTCGTCACTACATTAGGCTTAGGCTTCTCAATCCTTTCAGGGTCATTAACTTTGGCAATGTTGATATTGCCGGTAATTATTCGTACCACCGAAGAAGCATTACTGGCCGTACCAATGAGTTACCGTGAAGGTGGATACGCCCTTGGCAGCTCTAAAATCTATACGATATACCGCCTTATTTTACCAAGTGCTTTGCCTGGCATTGTCACCTCAATAATCTTAAGTACCGGTCGAGTAATTGGCGAGTCTGCGCCAGTATTTTTAACCGCGGGTATGGTAACTCAGATCCCAGAATCAGTGCTCGATTCAGGCCGAACCTTAACCGTTCACCTGTATAAGCTAACTCAAGAACTCTTTACCCAGCATGAATGGGATCAAGCCTACGCAACAGCCACCGTACTGATAGTGTTGGTATTACTTCTCAACATGACAACAAAACTAATCGCGACACACATGAACAAACATTAAAAGGTTATCCCAATGAATAAGCTAGAAGTGAACAACTTAAACCTATTTTATGGCGATAACCATGCGCTAAAGGATATCTCACTGCCTATACCTTCACGGCAGGTTACTGCATTAATAGGCCCCTCAGGTTGTGGGAAATCAACACTGCTGCGCACCCTAAATCGCATGAATGATTTAGTCGCTGGCGTAAAAATAGAAGGTGATGTGATGTTTGAAGGAGATAACATCTATCAAGATGTAGATGTTAAGCAACTAAGAATGCGGGTTGGAATGGTCTTTCAAAAGCCTAATCCTTTTCCAATGAGCATCTATGAAAATGTTGCCTTTGGACTCAAAGCTCAAGGTGTAAAGGATAAGAAAGTATTAGATGATGCAGTCGAGGAAGCACTAAGTAGTGCAGCATTGTGGGACGAAGTTAAAGATAGGCTCGACTCTCCAGGTCAAGGCTTATCTGGCGGGCAACAACAAAGACTGTGTATAGCCCGCACTATCGCCATGAAACCAGAAGTGATTTTGATGGATGAACCCACCAGTGCACTCGACCCAATTGCGACTCACAAAATAGAGGAACTGATGGACGAATTGCGACAGAAGTTCACCATAGTGATAGTGACCCACTCTATGAATCAAGCTAAACGGATCTCAGATAAAACAGCTTTCTTCTGGATGGGCGAATTAGTCGAACACGGCGAAACCAGTCAAATATTCAATCAACCAGTCGACCAGCGAACTCAGGGTTATGTTAGCGGTGAGTTTGGATAAACAGTAACGATCAATAGTCACGCCATACCCTGTATGAGCGTGACTAGGGGCTGTTGATCTTTCACGGTTTTTTTTGCCGCAGTTTATTGGCTATTTTGACAAGGCGGAGGCTATGCCGTTTAGTTATTCTCCACAAATAGTCTACAACACAGTAAAAATAGCCAAGAAACGCGGCCCTTTGGGTTCGATTCAATGCTTCTATTACGGTGTTATGAGCTTTTCACTTAGCCAGCTAAGCTTTATCGCTCAAGCCTTGTACTAGAAGCATTATTCCTTACGGTAAAGAACCGAACAAAAACTAAGCTCGAAAGATCAACAGCCCCTAATCTCCTAAAACAAAACACTCACTCATAAAAGATCGACTTAACGCTATAAAGCGCTAATACTTGCCAAATAGAATCAATCGCGTAAATTCAGCTACCTGCTTGCTGACTCTGTCAACTCGCACTTCAACCCAGCACCAGCCGATTAATACTGTGTCTATAGGACTAATATGCAGGTCGAATTTTACAATACAAAATCTCATGTTTCGGAAACAAAACATATCTCGCAAGCATTACTTATTTTGCTGTCTAAAGGGCTCCCCCTAGAAGAACTGCCAAAAACCAAAGCGCTAATACTCGCTGGTGATAAGTTTCAATTTAGAAATACCTACAGTATTAGCCTACTTACAAAGAAATAGTATAAAACAACTGTTTATTAGAAATCGCCCCCCTCAAATGAGCTAACTTTTGCAGGCTAACTTGTTTAAATTATGTTAATCGGTTAGCTTCGAACTATGGGTTAAATCATATACAGGGGTTACAACTTATATGGAAAGAATCAGAGAAGCTCAAGAACACTTAAAAAGTGAATTCGAAATTTATAATAATGCCTCAGCTAAAAAGCTCCCTCCTCTTGATATTGATTGTCCTGAAAAACTCGAAACCATGCTTGAATTTGTCACTCGGCGAGAATCATTAAAACAAGCTAAAAAACTCAGCTCGCCACCAGCAGGTAAACTCAAAGCCGCAATCGCTGACACTTTATTATTACTCGATAACTTTGATATTAAGATATCGAAAGAGAAGGGCGCTGCAGAAAAGTAAACTCATAAATTTAGCTTTCAGAGTGATATAAAAAAAGAGGCCAGCAATATTTGCTGGCCTTTATCAATTAAAGCTAATTTAAAATTTAGTAAAAGGTATAGCTTGCTGTAACAAAGTATTCCATACCAACAGCATTGTATTTAGATATATCAGCAAACGGCCACCACTCTTCGGATTCATGTTGAGGTGGCTTTTCATCAAATAGATTGACTACGGATGCTGTAAGACTAAAACTATCGGTTATCTGATAGTTAGCGTTTAAGTTATAGCGTGTCCAAGCATCATAACGCTCATTAGGATCATCTGATGTGGCAACCGGAGAACTTCCTAAACGATTGGCGAACAGTGATAAGGTGAGGTAGTCGTTATACCAACCCAGCGTCCCTGTTGTATGGGTTCTAAACTCACTATTCCACTGTGCATCTCTAATATCTTCAACCTCATCTTCAGGTAGATACTTCTCGTTAGTCTCAAAGATGTGAGTGTAATTGAGGTTAAAGAATATCGATCCAAACCGCTCAAACTCATAATTAAAACTTGAAGATAAATCCATTCCCTTTTGCTCACGCATACCAGTGTTAAATGGACTCGTTACTGTTGAGACAACACCGCCATTTTTTCCACCGCGAGTGACTCGACCCACCATCTCTTGACACTTAGCCGAATTAGGATCAATGGTATTACCGTATTGATCGAACCCAAGCGTACACTCAGCCTCATAGCGCAATACCGTTCCAGCACCAATTGAGCCAATCTTCTTTTCAAGGCTAATTTCATAATAATCAGCCGTCACCGACCAATCGTCTGTAATATCAACGACAAAACCTATGTTGATACTATCACCCGTTTCCTCTTCTAAAGATAAATCCCCTTGAGAGTATTGGCGAATACTGCCCGTGCCATAGTCATTACTGCAATCCCCCCAACCTTGACCGATAGTCAAATTTTCATTTTGGGCGCAAGTTAGGTAGTCAGTAGTAGACACAAATGATGAACTCTCACCCGCGTACATATAGTTCATATCTGGTGCTCTAAATGAGGTAGCATACGAACCTCGCACTAATATCTCATCTATCGGGCGCCACGATAGACCTGTTTGATAAGTAAATGCACCACCCACACCAGACTCATCATCATAGTAATCATAACGGCCTGCTAGTTTAGCCTCTAAAAATCCGATTCCACTGTCATAATCGGCTAACGGCACGGCGAGCTCAACAGCGACCGCATAACGATCACGTTCGCCATCACCAGAGATCCCGCTCCAACCATAAACTTCACCGTTAATGGTTTTCTCATCGGTATCGAACTTATAACCCTCTTTAGTATATTCAGTGACAAACGCAAACTGCAGATCACCAGCAGGCATCTCGACTAAGGTACCAGTCAAGTCAAACACTAGGCTGTATAGATAGGAATCCCCCTCTCCTACAGATTCATGCGTAGCATCGTTAAACATGTCAGGGGTAAGCTTGCCAAAGAAATCAATCCCGCTATCTGGCTCGAAGTTATCATTTAACTGCGATTCGTTAACCACTACCCAACGGCTGCCATCCCATGGCTGATCCCAATCAACACCTTTCTCACCAAACAATAAGCTCATCATTTTTTGATCATCAAATCGCACGATAGAGTCTTCATAATCATATTGGCTAGCAGTGAAAGTTACCGAGTAATCATAATCATCCGCAATCAAACCCTCGATACCAAAAATACCAATCAGAGCAGTTTCATCATACTCTTGGTTTGAAGTGGGCACTTCGAAGTTTCTAAACGTACGATAAGCATGTCGGCTCGCTTGGTGAGTGCTACTGTCATTGATGTCAGTCCTTACGTCGTAATCAACCCCATAGCTATAACGCCCAACTCCTGCATCAGCTGAAGACTGAGTACCGATTAATGTCGCAAACAAGCGGCCGTCATCAAGTTCATAATCTAAATTTACAAAAGCAGATACGTTATCGCGTGAATTACGAATGGTGTAAGTGTTATATACATTATCACCACAGAGATATGGGTCTGGATCGCCATGGCTATCATCAGAGAGCCAACCCGGTTGTACACTTTCGTAACCAAGCTCTTCGCAACGACCAGATAGGTCTTTTAGCATCCAAGCATTCGGTTCATAACGCCCCCAATAAGACATTGCCTGGGGAAGAGCATGATTTTCTACATTTGGACCATCCGTTGGTTCGTCAAACCAATCTCGATCACTACCATAAATAGGATCGCGCTGATCAACTTCAACAACGGCTGTGTAGCTGAGCTTGTCTAATTGCCCACCAGTACTAAAGGTAAACTTCTTACTTTGGCCGCCACCATCTTTAGTGTCACCAAAACGCACTGTAGCCTTGGTATAATCCAAGTCATCTTTTAAAATGACATTCACAACACCCGCAACCGCATCAGAGCCATAAATAGCGGAAGCGCCACCACTGAGAATTTCAACCCGCTTAACCGCTTCAGTTGGGATCATAGCCAAATTGACGACGTTCCCTCCCAATCCACTTGAAGGCTTAGGTAGTACTGGAATACGGCGACCATTGATGAGTGTTAATGTGTAACCAGAACCGAAACCTCTTAGGTTTATTGCCTGTGCATTCGCATTAAAGTTATTTGAGTTTTCCTCACCAACAAACTGACCGGTATTCTGGGCGAGGGAATTTAACGCATCAAATACGTTTGCATGCCCTTGAGCGGCAATATCGTCAGCTGAAAGCACAACGACAGGATCAACCCCCTCCATATCAGTTCTAGCAATTCTAGAACCGGTAACCTGAATAACTTCTATCTCTTTTTCAACCGCTTCAATATTGTCATCGTCTTGCGCAAAAGCAGTAAAAGGCATTGAGCCAATAGCAACTGTTATCGCAAAAGAAATCGAATTCATTTTCATCATAATACTACCTACTACATTATTAGAATAAGATTCTGGTGTATTAACACCTTCTTGCAGATGTGGCCTATTCGTTATTTTTCTGTAAAAACCACTAGGTATATTTTATACACGACTACGATATACACAATACAACAAACAATAGTTTTACAAATAGGAGAGTTATTAAGTACGCAGAGTGCGTATAAATATGCGAGATAAGACTAATAATCTAAAATAAAAACAATCAGGCCAATAACTAGCTAAGTTTAATATCGAAAAAAATACAAAATATCGAGAGCGAGTGTAATTATTTATTTACAAACAAATTCAATACCTTAGAAAAATCTAAAATACTTAGATCTATATCAAATTATTAACAAAGGGGCTAACTAGTAATTAAACACTCTTTAATATAGGTATTAAATAATTAACGATAACTGAACCACAAGCAGTGTTAGTGATTGCTAATTAAGAATTAGCAAATTTGGTTTTTACCTTTTAAAACCTCAAACCATCTCATTAACCATAATTTTAAATACATAAAAAAGCCCCCACTAAAGGAGGCTTATATTATTAGATAAACTCTGAATAATTATTTTATTCTACAGTAACCGATTTGGCTAAGTTACGTGGTTGGTCAACGTCAGTCCCTTTAATTAATGCCACATGATATGACAATAACTGCAAAGGAATAGTGTAGATAAGCGGTGCCATAAACTCATCACAGTGAGGAACAGGGATCACCTTCATGGTGTCATCTGATTCAAACTCAGCATCTTTATCCGCAAATACATACATCAAACCACCACGAGCACGTACCTCTTCAACATTAGATTTAAGCTTTTCAAGCAGCTCGTTGTTTGGCGCAACGACAATCACCGGCATATCAGCATCAATAAGCGCTAGTGGACCATGTTTAAGCTCACCTGATGCATAAGCTTCAGCGTGAATGTAGGAGATCTCTTTCAGCTTCAACGCACCTTCCATCGCAATCGGATATTGATCGCCACGACCGAGGAACAATGCATGATGCTTATCAGCAAAATCTTCTGCCAGTTCAGCGATGGCATCATCTAAACTCAATGCTTGCTCTACTTTTGCAGGCATAGATTGCAAGCTTTGAGTGATATCCGCTTCCATCTCTGCTGACATGCCATTGTAACGACCAATTGCAGTCGTAAGCATGAGTAAACCAGCAAGCTGCACAGTGAAGGCTTTAGTTGATGCAACGCCAATCTCTGCGCCAGCTTTCATCATATAAGCCATGTCAGATTCACGTACTAATGATGATCCTGGTGCATTACAGATTGTCAGCGTTGCTTTATAACCCATCTCTTTAGCTAGACGCATTGCTGCTAAGGTGTCAGCGGTTTCACCCGACTGTGAAATAGTCACTAATAAACTATTCGGGAATAGGTGTGATTTGCGATAACGGAACTCAGAGGCAATTTCGACGTTACAAGAAACGCCTGCCCAATCTTCTAACCAGTAACGTGCGGCCATACCGGCGTGATAACTGGTACCACAAGCGATGATCTGTACGTGTTTAATATCTTTTAAAAACTCTGCGGCGTTTTCACCAAAGGCAGAATCTAAAACCTTACCGCCAGCAATACGGCCTTCAAGTGTATGGGCGATTGCAGTTGGTTGCTCATAGATCTCTTTTAGCATGTAGTGACGGTATTCACCTTTGTCACCTGCATCATGAGTAACTTCAGACTCTTTCACTTCACGCTCAACAGCGTTGCCGTCAACATCGAATATATTTACTTCGCGGCGAGTCACTTCAGCCACATCACCTTCCTCAAGGAAAGCAAAAGAGCGCGTCACTGGTAGTAATGCTAGCTGATCAGAAGCAACAAAGTTCTCACCTAAGCCATAACCAATAACCAGTGGACTACCTGAGCGTGCAACGATCATACGCTCGCTATCAGTACGGTCGATAACAACGGTGCCATAGGCACCTTCTAGCTGCTTAACCGTAGCTTGTACCGCTGCAAGTAACGTGTCATGTATCTTAAGTTCGTGATGAACTAAGTGGCAGATGACTTCTGTGTCAGTATCTGATGCAAAGGTATAACCTAAGCCTTTTAGCGTTTCGCGCAGCTTATTGTGGTTTTCAATAATACCGTTATGGACTACGGCAATATTTCCCTCTGACTCATGTGGGTGTGCATTACGCTCACTCGGCTCACCATGCGTTGCCCAGCGAGTGTGCGCGATACCAGTACCACCCGCTAGCGGGAACTCTTCGAGCGCCGATGATAACTCCTGCACTTTACCTACGCGGCGAGTACGACTTAATTCACCATTATTGAGCACTGCCACACCTGCAGAGTCATAACCGCGATATTCCAGTCTTCTTAATCCTTCCACTAGAATTTCTGCAACATCCCTTTGCGCTACTGCGCCAACTATTCCACACATACTATTTTCCTAGACTCGTAAGAGTTAAATTGATACTAAAATTAAAACTAATTTGGAAATGGGTGACTTCACACAGAAGTGTTACCCTGCATAAGGTGCAAGAATGACTCGCACCCCATGTTGAGAAATTATGTCTACCGCCTCTCTCGGCAGCTTGTCGTCACTAACCAATACACTAATCTTGCTCCAAGGCAGCTCTAGGTTAGGAATACGCCGACCCAGCTTTTCAGATTCAAGCATGACAACAACCTCTCGCGATACTTCAGCCATGACCTTACTCAGTCCAGTCAGCTCATTGAAGGTGGTTGTGCCGCGCTCTAGATCAATACCGTCAGCGCCAATAAACAGCTGATCGAAGTTATATGACCGTAGCACCTGCTCGGCTATCTGCCCCTGAAAAGATTCAGAGTGTGGATCCCAGGTTCCACCTGTCATTAGTAGTGTTGGTTCGTTCTCTAACTCATGAATTGCATTCGCGAGCGCGAGTGAATTTGTCATCACCAATAATCCACGTTTACTATTGAGCTCACCGACGATACCTGATGTGGTGCTGCCACTGTCGATAATAATCCGGTTATGATCATTGATAAGTTCCGCAGCAACCTTTGCGATAGACAGCTTATTGGGTGGGATCTTGGCGCTAAACTGCTGAGTGACTTCATCCGGTACAGCAATAGCTCCGCCGTATCGGCGCAGGAGTAGGCCAGTCTTTTCCAAAGTGGCTAGATCTTTGCGAATAGTCACTTCTGATGTTTCGAAACGTAAGGATAACTCCTCAACACTGACTTCACCTTGCTCATTAAGCAGGCTAATAATGCTATGTCGACGCTGTTGAGTGTTACGTTTATTCATAAATCGTTCTAATAAGTTTCGTTTCGAAAGATATATTATAATCAAACGAAACTTAAAAGCTAGTTTTGAAACTTACAAAACAGCTACTAGTTAAATTTTAGCCAAAAAAAAGCCCCTATCTTTCGATAGAGGCTGAGTGTTTATAGGTAAATATTTAGAACTTAGCTTCTAACGCTAAGCTAAAGTGACGACCTTCACCAACAGTAACATCAGTGTTAGTACCACCAGCTAGATAATCAACGTCGAATAGGTTTTTCACGTTAACACGTACACTTACATCGCTTCCCATTACATCCATAGTGTATGCGGCACCCATGTCGAAACGGACATAACCATCTTTAGAAATCGTGTTACTAGTATTGGCGAAGCGCTCACCCACATAGATAGCACCAAAGTTAAGTGCTAAATCGTCAGTCATTTCATAACGCGTCCACACGTTTGCTGACCACTCAGGAGCATCAACAGGTGTCATTCCGTCTAAGCTTTCTCGATCATTTGCGCTAGTAATGTATTCAGCATCAAGGAACATCATTGAGCCCGTCATAAACCACTTGTCACTTATCTGACCTTGGGCACCCATCTCAAAACCTTTATGACGCTGCTCACCTTCTTGAGTCGTCATGTAGATATTACCGTCAGCATCAGGTGTTTCCAGCTCTTGCTGAACAGTAACGTTTGATACCGTAATATCAAATATTGCACCCGTTAGTAGCAAGCTACCGTCAAACAATTCCCACTTGGTACCTATCTCATATTGCTCACCATACTCAGGATCTAGATTCATGCCATTGCTGGCATCTTCATCATTATTCACTATTCCCTGTGGAGTGAAGCTTTTAGAGTAGTTAACATAGATGCTACCGTTTTCAGCCGGTGAGTAAATCACACCAAATTTAGGCGATACAGCATAGCTAT
Encoded proteins:
- the pstA gene encoding phosphate ABC transporter permease PstA, with the translated sequence MLQDKRIFNRERQDKLLFAAIWSAAAITILFLLWVVWHILSNGLAHVSWEFITGAYTRIGEASGIWAMIVSTVYMVGLSLAIAAPIGIMTAIYLTEYAAPGSKVVKTIRFCTESLAGIPSIVYGLFGMTFFVTTLGLGFSILSGSLTLAMLILPVIIRTTEEALLAVPMSYREGGYALGSSKIYTIYRLILPSALPGIVTSIILSTGRVIGESAPVFLTAGMVTQIPESVLDSGRTLTVHLYKLTQELFTQHEWDQAYATATVLIVLVLLLNMTTKLIATHMNKH
- the pstB gene encoding phosphate ABC transporter ATP-binding protein PstB; the protein is MNKLEVNNLNLFYGDNHALKDISLPIPSRQVTALIGPSGCGKSTLLRTLNRMNDLVAGVKIEGDVMFEGDNIYQDVDVKQLRMRVGMVFQKPNPFPMSIYENVAFGLKAQGVKDKKVLDDAVEEALSSAALWDEVKDRLDSPGQGLSGGQQQRLCIARTIAMKPEVILMDEPTSALDPIATHKIEELMDELRQKFTIVIVTHSMNQAKRISDKTAFFWMGELVEHGETSQIFNQPVDQRTQGYVSGEFG
- a CDS encoding TonB-dependent receptor plug domain-containing protein is translated as MMKMNSISFAITVAIGSMPFTAFAQDDDNIEAVEKEIEVIQVTGSRIARTDMEGVDPVVVLSADDIAAQGHANVFDALNSLAQNTGQFVGEENSNNFNANAQAINLRGFGSGYTLTLINGRRIPVLPKPSSGLGGNVVNLAMIPTEAVKRVEILSGGASAIYGSDAVAGVVNVILKDDLDYTKATVRFGDTKDGGGQSKKFTFSTGGQLDKLSYTAVVEVDQRDPIYGSDRDWFDEPTDGPNVENHALPQAMSYWGRYEPNAWMLKDLSGRCEELGYESVQPGWLSDDSHGDPDPYLCGDNVYNTYTIRNSRDNVSAFVNLDYELDDGRLFATLIGTQSSADAGVGRYSYGVDYDVRTDINDSSTHQASRHAYRTFRNFEVPTSNQEYDETALIGIFGIEGLIADDYDYSVTFTASQYDYEDSIVRFDDQKMMSLLFGEKGVDWDQPWDGSRWVVVNESQLNDNFEPDSGIDFFGKLTPDMFNDATHESVGEGDSYLYSLVFDLTGTLVEMPAGDLQFAFVTEYTKEGYKFDTDEKTINGEVYGWSGISGDGERDRYAVAVELAVPLADYDSGIGFLEAKLAGRYDYYDDESGVGGAFTYQTGLSWRPIDEILVRGSYATSFRAPDMNYMYAGESSSFVSTTDYLTCAQNENLTIGQGWGDCSNDYGTGSIRQYSQGDLSLEEETGDSINIGFVVDITDDWSVTADYYEISLEKKIGSIGAGTVLRYEAECTLGFDQYGNTIDPNSAKCQEMVGRVTRGGKNGGVVSTVTSPFNTGMREQKGMDLSSSFNYEFERFGSIFFNLNYTHIFETNEKYLPEDEVEDIRDAQWNSEFRTHTTGTLGWYNDYLTLSLFANRLGSSPVATSDDPNERYDAWTRYNLNANYQITDSFSLTASVVNLFDEKPPQHESEEWWPFADISKYNAVGMEYFVTASYTFY
- the glmS gene encoding glutamine--fructose-6-phosphate transaminase (isomerizing), whose protein sequence is MCGIVGAVAQRDVAEILVEGLRRLEYRGYDSAGVAVLNNGELSRTRRVGKVQELSSALEEFPLAGGTGIAHTRWATHGEPSERNAHPHESEGNIAVVHNGIIENHNKLRETLKGLGYTFASDTDTEVICHLVHHELKIHDTLLAAVQATVKQLEGAYGTVVIDRTDSERMIVARSGSPLVIGYGLGENFVASDQLALLPVTRSFAFLEEGDVAEVTRREVNIFDVDGNAVEREVKESEVTHDAGDKGEYRHYMLKEIYEQPTAIAHTLEGRIAGGKVLDSAFGENAAEFLKDIKHVQIIACGTSYHAGMAARYWLEDWAGVSCNVEIASEFRYRKSHLFPNSLLVTISQSGETADTLAAMRLAKEMGYKATLTICNAPGSSLVRESDMAYMMKAGAEIGVASTKAFTVQLAGLLMLTTAIGRYNGMSAEMEADITQSLQSMPAKVEQALSLDDAIAELAEDFADKHHALFLGRGDQYPIAMEGALKLKEISYIHAEAYASGELKHGPLALIDADMPVIVVAPNNELLEKLKSNVEEVRARGGLMYVFADKDAEFESDDTMKVIPVPHCDEFMAPLIYTIPLQLLSYHVALIKGTDVDQPRNLAKSVTVE
- a CDS encoding DeoR/GlpR family DNA-binding transcription regulator, encoding MNKRNTQQRRHSIISLLNEQGEVSVEELSLRFETSEVTIRKDLATLEKTGLLLRRYGGAIAVPDEVTQQFSAKIPPNKLSIAKVAAELINDHNRIIIDSGSTTSGIVGELNSKRGLLVMTNSLALANAIHELENEPTLLMTGGTWDPHSESFQGQIAEQVLRSYNFDQLFIGADGIDLERGTTTFNELTGLSKVMAEVSREVVVMLESEKLGRRIPNLELPWSKISVLVSDDKLPREAVDIISQHGVRVILAPYAG